Part of the Subtercola frigoramans genome, GGGAACGCCGCGAACATCGTGGCACCGGCCACGATGACCCAGGTCTCGTTGAGATCCCAGATCGGCCCGATGGTGTTGATGACGAGGCGGCGGTCGGTGTCGTCGCGGCCGAGGAACGGCAGGGCCATGCCCACACCGAAGTCGAAACCGTCGAGCACGAAGTAGCCGATGAAGAAGAAGCCGACGAGGAAGAACCAGACGACTGCGAGATCCATGAGGTGCCGGCTTTCTAGTAGATCGTGGCTTCGTGGCGGATTTCGCCGGTGATGACGTCGGGAGCGGCCGGTTCGTCTGGCCCCTTCTGCACGGCCTTCTTGATGAGACGGAATTCGACGACGGCGAGCGTGCCGTAGATGAGCGTGAAGGCGACCAGCGAGATGAGCACTTCGAGGCCACTCGTGTTCGGCGAGACCGCGTCCTGTGTCTTGAGCAGGCTGAAGACGATCCAGGGCTGGCGCCCCATCTCGGTGAAGACCCAGCCGACGATCATCGCGGCCAGGGGAACCGGCATCGACCAGATGGCGACCTTCCAGATCCAGCGCTTCTTCGGGCTGCGGCCCTTGCGGGTCACCCAGAGGCCCACCACCGCGGTCGCCACCGAGATCGCCCCGAACAGGATCATGTACCTGAACGCCCAGTAGGTCACCCAGATGACCGGGGTGTAGTCGCCCGGGCCGTAGAGGCTCGTGTACTGGGCCTGCAGATCGTTGATGCCCTCGACCGTGCCGTCGAAGGTGTGCGTCGACAGGAACGACAGCAGGTAGGGAATGCGAATCGAGAAGAGTTCGCTGACGCCGTCGGGGGTGCCGAGGGTGAACAGCGAGAACGAGGCATTCGCTCCGGTCGAGGTGTTGTAGAGCGCCTCCGCCGCCGCCATCTTCATCGGCTGGGTCTGCACCATGGCCAGGCCCAGCTGGTCGCCCGACAGGAACGTCAGACCGCCCGCGATGACCATCATCCAGAGACCGAACTTCAGAGCCGGGCGCATCGTGTCGAGGTGCTGGTTGCGCGAGAGATGCCAGGCTGCGGCACTCACGATCAGGGCCGCCGTGACCATGAAGCAGGCGAAGATCGTGTGCGGGAAGGCGGCGAGGGCCACCTTGTTCGTGAGCAGTGCCCAGATGTCGGTCAATTCGGCCCGGCCCTTGGCGGCGTTGATCTCGTAGCCCACCGGGTTCTGCATGAAGGCATTCGCAGCGATGATGAAGTACGCCGAGAGGATGCTCGCCGCCGCCGTGACCCAGATCGTGGCCAGGTGCAGCTTTCGTGGCAGGCGGTCCCAGCCGAAGATCCACAGCCCGATGAACGTCGCCTCGAGGAAGAACGCCAGAAGACCTTCCAGTGCGAGCGGGGCGCCGAACACGTCTCCGACGAAACGCGAATAGTCAGACCAGTTCATGCCGAACTGGAACTCCTGCACGATGCCAGTGACGACGCCCATAGCGAAGTTGATCAGGAAGATCTTGCCGAAGAACCTCGTCAGCTGGAGATACGTGGCCTTGTCGGTTCGTACCCACGCGGTCTGGAAGATCGCTGCCGTGAGTGCCAGACCGATCGTGAGCGGCACGAACAGGAAGTGGTAGATCGTGGTGAGGCCGAACTGCCAGCGCGAGAGCAGAAGGGGGTCGAGCAGGTCGTTCACTGTGCTCCTCAAGGAGTGGCAAAGCAGGGAGATTCACCGGTCGCATCAAGGCTGTCCCCAGCTGGATGCGATAGTTCTACATTGTGTAGAATAACTGATTTCTACAGAGTGTAGAACAATTTTCTGAAAGGCAGTAACCTGTAGTCATGCCAACCCTCGGTGAACTTGAACGATCCATCATGGAGCGCCTGTGGGCAAGCGATGCCCCGGTGGCCGCAGCCGAGTTGCGCGACGAGCTCGCGCACAAGACGAGTGCGGGGAACGACCTTGCGCTGACCACGATGCTCACGGTTTTGTCCCGACTGGAGCGCAAGGGGTTCGTCGACCGCAACCGCAAGGTTCGCCCGCACCTCTACTACGCCGTGACGACCAGGGCAGACCACACGGCCGACCTCCTGCACCAGGTTCTGGGTGCAGAGCCCGACCGTGCCGCGGCTCTGGCGTACTTCGTCGGGCAGGTCACTCCGCAGGAGGCCGAGACGCTGCGACTGCTGCTCAGTGCACGCGCTGCTCAGAACGATGCCCAGGCGACACTCGAGGCCTGACCCGTCTTCCCCTGCGACGATGAACCACACAGGTGAGGCCGCCACACAGCTGAGTGCGGTTACGCTGGGCGCGTGCTAGTCGCGTCGATCATCCTCGCCATCGTGGCCATCCTT contains:
- a CDS encoding BlaI/MecI/CopY family transcriptional regulator, translated to MPTLGELERSIMERLWASDAPVAAAELRDELAHKTSAGNDLALTTMLTVLSRLERKGFVDRNRKVRPHLYYAVTTRADHTADLLHQVLGAEPDRAAALAYFVGQVTPQEAETLRLLLSARAAQNDAQATLEA
- a CDS encoding cytochrome ubiquinol oxidase subunit I — protein: MNDLLDPLLLSRWQFGLTTIYHFLFVPLTIGLALTAAIFQTAWVRTDKATYLQLTRFFGKIFLINFAMGVVTGIVQEFQFGMNWSDYSRFVGDVFGAPLALEGLLAFFLEATFIGLWIFGWDRLPRKLHLATIWVTAAASILSAYFIIAANAFMQNPVGYEINAAKGRAELTDIWALLTNKVALAAFPHTIFACFMVTAALIVSAAAWHLSRNQHLDTMRPALKFGLWMMVIAGGLTFLSGDQLGLAMVQTQPMKMAAAEALYNTSTGANASFSLFTLGTPDGVSELFSIRIPYLLSFLSTHTFDGTVEGINDLQAQYTSLYGPGDYTPVIWVTYWAFRYMILFGAISVATAVVGLWVTRKGRSPKKRWIWKVAIWSMPVPLAAMIVGWVFTEMGRQPWIVFSLLKTQDAVSPNTSGLEVLISLVAFTLIYGTLAVVEFRLIKKAVQKGPDEPAAPDVITGEIRHEATIY